One Nostoc sp. UHCC 0302 DNA window includes the following coding sequences:
- a CDS encoding NAD(P)H-quinone oxidoreductase subunit M, translated as MDNPTLLKSTTRHIRIFAAEIDRDGELLPSNQVLTLDVDPDNEFNWNEDALQKIYRKFDELVEASSGADLTDYNLRRIGSDLEHYLRSLLQLGEVSYNLSARVTNYSMGVPRVAVDDDQ; from the coding sequence ATGGATAACCCGACGCTGCTCAAGTCCACAACCCGACATATCCGCATTTTCGCTGCTGAAATAGACCGGGATGGCGAACTCCTTCCCAGTAATCAGGTCTTAACGCTAGATGTCGATCCAGACAACGAATTTAACTGGAATGAAGATGCACTGCAAAAGATTTATCGGAAGTTTGATGAACTGGTAGAAGCATCTAGTGGCGCTGACTTAACAGACTATAACTTACGTCGTATCGGGTCAGACTTGGAGCATTATCTGCGATCGCTTCTGCAACTAGGCGAAGTCAGCTATAATCTCTCTGCCCGTGTCACCAACTACAGCATGGGAGTCCCGCGAGTAGCTGTTGACGACGATCAATAA
- a CDS encoding response regulator transcription factor, producing MSAQLLLVDDEPGLREAVKDYLQESGFTVQVASNARDGWDLMQQNTPDLVISDVMMPQVDGYQFLKQLREDPRFQGLPVVFLTAKGMTGDRIQGYQAGVDAYLPKPFDPDELVAIVENLLARHTAKPATTTEESETPDIAELANQIAQIKALLTQRSAIAQSPAPFKIDLTPREQSVLNLVAEGLMNKEIARRLETSVRNVEKYVSRLFSKTGTNSRTELVRFALEHGLAK from the coding sequence ATGTCAGCACAACTGTTACTGGTAGATGATGAACCGGGATTACGGGAAGCCGTAAAAGACTATTTGCAAGAAAGCGGTTTCACCGTACAAGTCGCCAGTAACGCCCGTGACGGCTGGGATTTGATGCAGCAGAATACACCTGACCTAGTGATTTCCGATGTGATGATGCCCCAGGTGGATGGCTATCAGTTCCTCAAGCAATTGCGAGAAGACCCCCGCTTCCAAGGCTTACCAGTAGTATTTTTAACTGCTAAAGGGATGACAGGCGATCGCATTCAAGGCTATCAAGCCGGTGTTGATGCCTATTTGCCCAAACCCTTCGATCCAGATGAGCTAGTGGCAATAGTTGAAAACTTGCTGGCTCGCCACACTGCTAAACCCGCAACGACCACAGAAGAGTCTGAAACCCCTGATATTGCTGAACTAGCCAATCAGATTGCCCAAATTAAAGCCTTGTTAACTCAAAGAAGTGCGATCGCTCAATCCCCAGCCCCTTTTAAAATTGATTTGACTCCCAGAGAACAAAGTGTTTTAAACTTGGTGGCTGAAGGGTTAATGAACAAAGAAATTGCCCGTCGCTTAGAAACCAGTGTTCGCAATGTAGAAAAGTACGTCAGTCGTTTGTTTAGTAAAACTGGTACTAATAGCCGTACAGAATTAGTTCGCTTTGCTCTAGAACATGGTCTTGCTAAATAG
- a CDS encoding PrsW family glutamic-type intramembrane protease — protein sequence MTGKNARQNAFLRLVSGNGAALGSESRYSLPPSKEMVIGRDPSCQVVLDAMMHRMVSRRHAVVRPLSSSPDSTFSWLLCDLNSANGTYLNGQRLYGCQELHPGDRISLGADGPQFVFEYDTISQATVMTANQARPLPPATNYQNHTHLKQPDSVSFTQLFPIISTGKDLTRKAYLVPGILTVVFVVLMFTTVGHPQANQVIVAFYIASAAYYFVYQLCGKQKPWWVLVGTALSTTLILLSPLLTLFIFVFRGILPGNLPSSQESTTFTELLIRMFFGAGLMEELLKALPVLGAFFFGRLLSSPWRERIGVWEPLDGILLGTASAVGFTLLETLGQYVPEVTRNVTQQVGIGAAGQLVGLQLLIPRILGSVAGHMAYSGYLGYFIGLAVLKPSRSWQILAVGYLSAAALHALWNATGSINALLLVVVGVLSYAFLMAAILKARALSPTRSQNFATRFLGPK from the coding sequence ATGACAGGCAAAAACGCAAGACAAAATGCATTTCTGCGGCTCGTGTCTGGTAATGGGGCAGCTTTAGGGTCAGAATCTCGCTACTCGTTGCCCCCCAGTAAAGAGATGGTAATTGGACGCGACCCTAGCTGCCAAGTTGTCTTGGATGCCATGATGCACAGAATGGTATCTCGTCGTCATGCAGTGGTTCGTCCCCTCTCTTCATCCCCAGATAGCACATTCAGCTGGTTACTTTGTGATTTGAATAGCGCTAATGGCACTTATTTAAATGGACAGCGTTTGTATGGGTGTCAAGAATTGCACCCAGGCGATCGCATTTCTTTAGGCGCTGATGGGCCGCAATTCGTTTTTGAGTACGACACCATATCTCAAGCTACGGTGATGACAGCTAATCAAGCTAGACCACTGCCGCCAGCAACAAACTACCAAAACCATACGCATTTAAAGCAGCCGGATTCAGTTAGCTTTACTCAACTGTTTCCGATTATCTCTACTGGTAAAGATTTAACTCGTAAAGCTTATCTTGTACCGGGAATACTAACCGTAGTATTTGTAGTGCTGATGTTTACTACGGTAGGTCACCCACAAGCCAATCAGGTGATAGTAGCATTTTACATAGCTTCTGCTGCTTACTATTTTGTTTACCAACTCTGTGGTAAACAAAAGCCTTGGTGGGTGTTAGTAGGTACAGCATTGAGTACAACGCTGATTTTGCTCAGCCCCCTGTTAACTTTATTTATCTTCGTGTTTCGCGGCATCTTACCTGGCAACTTACCCTCATCTCAAGAATCTACCACCTTCACAGAGCTGCTTATCCGGATGTTTTTTGGTGCAGGGTTGATGGAGGAATTACTCAAAGCCTTGCCTGTACTAGGAGCGTTTTTCTTCGGAAGATTATTGTCTTCACCTTGGCGAGAACGCATCGGTGTTTGGGAACCTTTGGATGGCATTCTTTTGGGAACTGCTTCTGCTGTGGGTTTTACCTTGCTAGAAACTCTGGGGCAGTACGTGCCAGAAGTTACTCGTAATGTCACTCAACAGGTAGGTATAGGTGCAGCTGGTCAACTGGTGGGTTTGCAACTACTAATTCCTCGCATTTTAGGCTCTGTAGCAGGACATATGGCTTACAGTGGCTATCTGGGATATTTTATTGGTTTAGCTGTCCTCAAGCCCAGTAGAAGTTGGCAGATTCTCGCAGTTGGCTATCTGAGTGCTGCTGCACTCCATGCTTTATGGAATGCTACAGGCTCTATTAACGCCTTGCTATTGGTAGTTGTTGGAGTTTTGTCTTATGCGTTTTTGATGGCCGCAATCCTCAAGGCACGGGCGTTATCACCGACGCGATCGCAAAATTTTGCTACCCGCTTTCTTGGCCCGAAATGA
- a CDS encoding nitrate reductase associated protein yields the protein MTDFFKFEADFVNSLRCIPMQVRYKLDTCGIKLKLSDWNQMTQAERQTLVELACTTETEIQSYQKYLQHLILERTGIPPTQLPIEPHPAWMDSSTVTASVQEKAQEIGLTITPSQWANLTPLQRFVLIKLSRSGHENKNFPRAIAEFNLL from the coding sequence ATGACAGATTTCTTTAAATTCGAAGCTGATTTTGTTAATTCCTTGCGTTGCATCCCTATGCAGGTGCGCTACAAATTAGATACTTGTGGTATTAAGCTAAAATTATCTGATTGGAACCAGATGACTCAAGCTGAACGTCAAACTTTAGTTGAATTAGCTTGCACCACAGAAACGGAAATTCAATCTTACCAAAAGTATCTCCAGCATTTGATTTTAGAACGTACAGGCATTCCACCTACTCAATTACCTATAGAGCCTCATCCTGCGTGGATGGATTCTAGCACTGTAACCGCGAGTGTTCAAGAAAAAGCTCAAGAAATAGGTCTAACCATCACACCCTCTCAGTGGGCAAATTTAACTCCATTACAGCGTTTTGTCCTAATTAAACTTAGCCGTTCAGGACACGAAAACAAAAACTTCCCTAGAGCAATAGCAGAATTTAATCTACTCTAA
- a CDS encoding phosphate-starvation-inducible PsiE family protein, which yields MKKLFRQMLAATKDENFMHFIENIEVLVSKVLSVFMVVVILVAIADLATYIFKELFTVPYGTFNTILFKIFGLFLNILIALEILENITAYLRKHVFQVELVIVTSLIAVARKIIILDLGKVTGIDIIGLGIAILALSISYLIIRLSNSK from the coding sequence ATGAAGAAGTTATTTAGGCAAATGTTAGCGGCTACCAAAGATGAAAACTTCATGCACTTCATTGAAAATATAGAAGTACTCGTTTCGAAGGTTTTATCTGTTTTCATGGTAGTGGTAATTTTGGTAGCGATCGCAGATTTAGCAACCTACATTTTTAAAGAACTATTTACAGTACCTTATGGTACGTTTAACACAATATTATTTAAAATTTTCGGTTTATTTTTAAATATTTTAATTGCTTTAGAAATTTTAGAAAATATTACAGCTTATTTGCGTAAACACGTTTTTCAGGTTGAATTAGTTATTGTAACTTCTTTAATCGCTGTAGCGAGAAAAATTATTATCCTTGACTTGGGGAAAGTAACAGGTATTGATATCATAGGTTTAGGAATAGCTATACTAGCTCTATCAATTAGTTACTTAATAATTCGTTTAAGTAATTCCAAGTAG
- a CDS encoding nitrate reductase produces the protein MTEVTKTLCPYCGVGCGLEVTPPAQLGKATNRDTQGNPTWRVRGDKAHPSSQGMVCVKGATIAESLDKNRLHYPMVRDSLDQEFRRVSWDEAFDLITKRIQTVRFTQGPEALCMYGSGQFQTEDYYIAQKLMKGCLGSNNFDANSRLCMSSAVSGYIQSFGSDGPPCCYEDLELTDCAFLIGTNTAECHPIVFNRLEKYHKKNRKVKMIVVDPRRTPTAEAADLHLAIRPGTDIDLLNGIAHLLMRWNYIDTMFIDDCTSNFSEYAEVIRHYPPEVVARECGISIEDLETAARYWGESQRVLSLWSMGVNQSSEGTAKVRTIINLHLMTGQIGKPGAGPFSLTGQPNAMGGREAGGLAHLLPGYRLVKNPQHRAEVEDFWKLKPGQISPNPGLTAWDMITGLENGTVELLWIAATNPAVSMPDLERTKKALLRSPFTIYQDAYYPTETTAYAHVLLPAAQWGEKTGIMTNSERRVTLCQAFRQPPREAKADWEIFAEVGRRLGFVKEFAFANSAEVYAEFVKLTRNRPCDMTGISHEQLQAKGPTQWPYPKIGSEQSEVGSSNETSSSPTPHSLLPTPSKRLYTDLRFHTPDGRARFGAYYSRGLAEPPDPNYPFVLTTGRLYGHWHTQTRTGRIDKIRQMHPEPFIEIHPRDAAKLGIADHQLVEVRSRRGKAKFPAKVTKAIAPGTVFVPMHWGALWANNAEANALTHPESCPDSLQPELKACAVQLIPISLEVKVKNYQLQSSQW, from the coding sequence ATGACTGAAGTTACTAAAACCCTTTGTCCTTACTGTGGTGTTGGTTGTGGACTGGAAGTTACGCCTCCAGCACAACTTGGTAAAGCAACTAATCGAGATACCCAAGGAAATCCCACTTGGCGGGTGCGGGGAGATAAAGCGCATCCATCTAGCCAGGGAATGGTTTGTGTCAAAGGCGCAACGATCGCTGAATCTTTAGATAAAAATAGACTACATTACCCAATGGTGCGAGACTCTCTAGATCAGGAGTTTCGCCGCGTTAGTTGGGACGAGGCTTTTGATCTCATCACCAAGCGGATTCAAACAGTACGCTTTACCCAAGGGCCAGAAGCCTTATGTATGTACGGTTCTGGCCAGTTTCAAACCGAAGATTACTACATAGCTCAGAAACTGATGAAAGGCTGTCTGGGCAGCAATAATTTTGATGCTAACTCTCGCTTATGTATGTCTAGCGCTGTATCTGGATACATTCAAAGCTTTGGCTCAGATGGCCCACCCTGCTGTTACGAAGATTTGGAATTAACCGACTGTGCATTTTTAATTGGCACGAATACAGCTGAATGTCATCCAATTGTTTTCAACAGATTAGAGAAATATCACAAAAAGAACCGCAAAGTCAAAATGATTGTGGTCGATCCTCGTCGCACACCGACCGCAGAAGCAGCTGATTTACATTTAGCGATTCGTCCTGGAACGGATATTGATTTGTTAAATGGCATCGCTCATTTATTGATGCGCTGGAACTACATTGATACGATGTTCATCGACGATTGCACGAGTAACTTTTCTGAGTATGCTGAGGTAATTCGGCATTATCCACCAGAAGTTGTGGCTCGTGAATGTGGAATTAGCATCGAAGATTTAGAAACAGCAGCCCGATACTGGGGTGAATCACAGCGGGTATTGTCGCTGTGGTCAATGGGTGTAAATCAATCTTCAGAGGGTACAGCTAAAGTCAGAACTATTATTAATCTGCACTTGATGACAGGACAAATTGGTAAACCAGGTGCAGGCCCTTTTTCGCTTACAGGTCAGCCGAACGCGATGGGAGGACGAGAAGCTGGGGGTTTGGCGCATTTGTTACCTGGTTATCGGTTGGTCAAAAATCCTCAGCACCGTGCAGAAGTTGAAGATTTTTGGAAACTGAAGCCAGGACAGATTTCGCCGAATCCCGGACTAACTGCTTGGGATATGATTACTGGGCTAGAAAATGGCACTGTAGAGTTACTCTGGATTGCTGCTACTAATCCAGCTGTGAGTATGCCAGATTTAGAACGGACTAAAAAGGCATTGTTGCGATCGCCTTTTACAATTTACCAAGATGCCTACTACCCTACAGAAACCACTGCTTATGCTCACGTTTTGCTACCAGCTGCCCAGTGGGGTGAGAAAACTGGCATAATGACAAATTCGGAACGGCGGGTAACTCTTTGTCAAGCATTCCGCCAACCGCCAAGAGAAGCGAAAGCAGATTGGGAAATTTTTGCGGAGGTTGGCCGTAGGTTGGGTTTTGTAAAAGAATTTGCCTTTGCTAACTCTGCCGAAGTTTATGCTGAGTTTGTCAAATTGACTCGTAACCGTCCCTGCGATATGACGGGTATTAGTCATGAGCAATTACAAGCAAAAGGCCCGACTCAATGGCCTTACCCGAAAATAGGGAGTGAGCAATCGGAAGTAGGGAGTAGCAATGAAACATCCTCTTCCCCTACTCCCCATTCCCTACTCCCTACTCCCTCCAAAAGACTTTACACAGATTTGCGTTTTCATACTCCTGATGGACGCGCTCGATTTGGAGCATATTACTCGCGGGGATTGGCAGAACCACCAGATCCCAATTATCCTTTTGTGTTGACTACTGGGCGACTTTACGGTCACTGGCATACTCAGACACGCACTGGTCGAATTGATAAAATTCGCCAAATGCATCCCGAACCGTTTATCGAAATTCATCCCCGTGATGCTGCTAAGTTAGGTATTGCAGATCATCAGTTGGTGGAAGTGCGATCGCGTCGCGGAAAAGCTAAGTTTCCGGCAAAAGTGACAAAAGCGATCGCGCCTGGGACAGTGTTTGTCCCGATGCATTGGGGTGCGCTATGGGCAAACAACGCCGAAGCCAACGCCCTTACGCATCCCGAATCTTGCCCCGATTCTCTACAACCAGAATTAAAAGCCTGTGCTGTACAGCTAATACCAATTTCTCTGGAAGTCAAAGTCAAAAATTATCAACTTCAATCCTCACAATGGTAA
- a CDS encoding DJ-1/PfpI family protein, which yields MAVKKILMLVGDYVEDYEVMVPFQALQMVGHTVHAVCPNKKAGDKVRTAIHDFEGDQTYSEKPGHNFTLNATFAEVEAENYDALVVPGGRAPEYIRLNQQVLEITRHFAQANKPIAAICHGLQLLAAADVLQGKRCTAYPACSPDVHSAGGIYVNIPVDEAIVDGNLVTAPAWPAHPRWLEEFLKVLGTKVEHPDLATIN from the coding sequence ATGGCTGTAAAGAAAATTTTAATGCTCGTCGGGGACTACGTAGAAGATTATGAGGTAATGGTTCCCTTTCAGGCGTTGCAAATGGTGGGGCATACCGTCCATGCAGTTTGCCCCAACAAGAAAGCTGGCGACAAAGTGCGGACGGCAATTCACGATTTTGAAGGAGACCAGACTTATAGCGAAAAACCCGGTCATAACTTCACGTTAAATGCCACATTTGCAGAAGTAGAAGCCGAAAACTACGATGCTTTAGTCGTCCCTGGAGGACGCGCTCCTGAATATATCCGTCTTAATCAACAAGTGCTAGAAATTACTCGACACTTTGCTCAAGCGAATAAGCCTATTGCTGCCATCTGTCATGGTTTGCAGCTATTAGCTGCTGCTGATGTACTGCAAGGGAAAAGATGTACTGCTTATCCTGCTTGTAGCCCAGATGTCCATAGTGCTGGTGGGATTTATGTCAATATTCCAGTAGATGAAGCAATAGTTGATGGCAATCTAGTAACAGCACCCGCTTGGCCTGCTCATCCCCGATGGTTGGAAGAATTCCTCAAAGTGTTAGGAACTAAGGTTGAACATCCAGACTTGGCTACAATCAATTAG
- a CDS encoding CHAT domain-containing protein: MPSLNLAIARLTNTGTDNFAIWVVKAPYPSGYVLRDCVWPDELTQFWQEWQQMFAGHSRLDIFSPSTSGRANPLPIDFSSPTSGQTTGPYSSRLMQHLGMNLWRWVFDGAILGSLERSRGMAMGQHTRLRLRLEIRDPDLIALPWEIMQREPGQSAMSLSQDLLFSRTSHEVDPLPYLRTDQALNILLVLGHDEKLQLEQEAAILQETLADVAPVGSNSQRYAPCMVKTLLQPTPQQLIQELETRAYNVFFYAGHGLPGPDGGLLFLRPEMTLNGIELAQVLTRTSVKLAVFNACWGAQPAAINRQAITASSLAEVLIRHGVPAVLGMRDVIADHESHSFIQVFTEALRSRKPIDEAVAQARQELLTLYKFNQPAWTLPVLYLHPDFNGELIKSFDEGITELPDTAIPDITSPFPTAFLRSLSSSGQTWFLRSGVTRIGRMQDKDNHIVIPERSISKHHAEILCRNNFIDATPVQAYYLRDSSRYGTWITNSNGWQHILHEEVPLKSGMQLKFGSARGEVWEFIIEDS, encoded by the coding sequence ATGCCATCCCTGAATCTGGCGATCGCCCGTCTCACAAACACTGGCACTGACAACTTCGCCATTTGGGTGGTCAAAGCTCCCTATCCCAGTGGTTATGTTCTACGTGACTGTGTATGGCCTGATGAACTCACTCAATTCTGGCAAGAATGGCAGCAGATGTTTGCTGGTCATAGCCGTTTAGATATTTTCTCCCCTTCAACATCTGGACGGGCAAACCCATTGCCCATTGATTTTAGTTCCCCTACTTCAGGTCAGACAACAGGCCCTTACAGTAGTCGTCTGATGCAACACTTGGGAATGAATTTATGGCGTTGGGTATTCGACGGCGCAATTCTCGGTAGTTTAGAGCGCAGTCGCGGCATGGCAATGGGTCAGCATACACGTTTACGGCTGCGGTTGGAAATCCGTGACCCGGATCTGATCGCTTTACCTTGGGAAATTATGCAGCGTGAGCCTGGGCAGTCGGCGATGTCACTCTCCCAAGATTTGTTATTTAGTCGCACTAGTCACGAAGTTGACCCCCTGCCGTATTTGCGAACTGATCAAGCTTTAAATATTCTGTTGGTTTTAGGTCATGACGAAAAACTACAACTAGAACAAGAAGCCGCTATTCTACAGGAAACTCTGGCGGATGTCGCTCCTGTGGGTAGTAATTCCCAGAGATATGCACCCTGCATGGTAAAGACGCTTCTGCAACCAACGCCGCAGCAGTTGATTCAAGAGTTAGAAACCAGAGCATATAATGTTTTCTTTTACGCAGGTCATGGTCTGCCTGGCCCAGATGGGGGCTTACTGTTTTTACGACCAGAAATGACCCTGAATGGAATTGAATTAGCCCAAGTATTGACCCGTACAAGTGTAAAATTGGCGGTTTTCAACGCCTGTTGGGGCGCACAACCAGCTGCTATTAACCGCCAAGCTATAACTGCTAGCAGCTTAGCAGAAGTACTCATCCGTCATGGTGTGCCTGCCGTTTTGGGGATGCGCGACGTAATTGCTGACCACGAAAGCCACAGTTTTATTCAAGTCTTCACCGAAGCTTTGCGATCGCGTAAACCAATTGATGAAGCTGTAGCACAGGCTAGACAAGAATTATTAACTCTATATAAATTCAATCAACCAGCTTGGACTTTACCCGTTCTCTATCTACATCCAGATTTTAATGGCGAACTCATTAAAAGTTTTGATGAAGGGATTACCGAACTACCAGATACTGCTATCCCTGATATAACTTCTCCATTTCCCACCGCCTTTTTGCGATCGCTTTCCTCTAGTGGTCAAACTTGGTTTTTGCGTTCTGGAGTCACCCGCATCGGTCGTATGCAAGATAAAGATAACCATATCGTCATTCCAGAACGGTCAATTTCCAAACACCACGCGGAAATCTTATGCCGGAATAATTTCATTGATGCCACCCCGGTACAAGCTTATTACTTACGAGATTCCTCCAGATACGGAACTTGGATTACCAATTCTAATGGTTGGCAACATATCCTCCATGAGGAAGTACCCTTAAAATCAGGAATGCAGTTAAAGTTTGGTAGTGCTAGAGGTGAAGTCTGGGAGTTTATTATTGAAGACTCCTAG
- a CDS encoding Npun_R1517 family heterocyst differentiation transcriptional regulator, whose protein sequence is MNSKALPRQINNLEVGVYECEIHLKFRLIEEKSLLGDREQLLQVLLDALTEGSDDFLETLQASVKAQEVSEFKASPQMRRQLMRLRNAADNTQG, encoded by the coding sequence ATGAACTCCAAAGCATTACCACGCCAGATAAATAATCTTGAAGTAGGTGTTTATGAGTGCGAAATACATCTCAAATTCCGGTTGATTGAGGAAAAGAGCCTACTAGGCGATCGCGAGCAACTCTTACAGGTGCTACTCGATGCTTTGACCGAAGGTTCTGACGACTTTCTGGAAACGCTACAAGCATCTGTTAAAGCGCAGGAAGTATCTGAGTTCAAAGCCTCACCTCAAATGCGACGCCAGCTAATGCGCTTGCGTAATGCTGCCGACAATACACAAGGTTAA
- a CDS encoding protein phosphatase 2C domain-containing protein, producing MENEAATLYCPNENCQAANPLTHKFCQRCSTPLPKNYLWAVVEGSSVGSPGEVLADRYLVISQSVVLDTKPGLLPQTPELDNVLLARAYLKLIPYRLNVPQVYGVLPLLGGPSYKEILLLEKPPVLADEATQQVNLYSELTTAWGNATSMRQLNWLWQLAQLWQPLLTEGVASSLLDPFVLRVEGPLVRLLELRFDPVTAPTLPQLGEFWQQLLSESKPVIAEFVNQISNSLIQGEINSSEQLITVLDRGLAELGRSQTPTITIGTQTDTGPSRQRNEDACYPPSGTVLSKPPQPTALAIVCDGIGGHEGGNVASNLAIETIQQQVQQLTKVPYDHIEPSLLLADLESAVAVANDKISQRNDGEHRQGRQRMGTTLVMALPVAHEMYITHVGDSRAYWITRQGCYQVTLDDDVASREVRLGYAVYREAVQQSASGSLVQALGMSPSTSLHPTSQRFILDEDAVFLLTSDGLSDFDRVEEYWETEVLPILTGEVDVATAANRLVEIANTKNGHDNVTIALVHYQVQYWEPEITIKAVIPDSSAIKTANVAPRAAGGTVLGNPNQKTQVIPENQPSKTRQFPLGLIVLLIVVVAAGSVGLLWGRLSRSLSLPFITRSAPNPSQPPSEATKYADLVQGSEISSDQKIPLSKTAQISKEANLVYAPVGAILQVLEKKPISPQDYWLRMRICPSGETVNPTNTQPSLRTSSNSQSAPTVKQPLLKQGQDGWIQLSQIKSLNPTISKAGNSTQCPPLGNTLPTPVSPQQINPASPPQKNETS from the coding sequence ATGGAAAATGAAGCGGCAACGCTCTACTGCCCAAATGAAAATTGTCAGGCTGCCAACCCCCTGACCCACAAGTTTTGCCAGCGATGCTCTACACCCCTACCCAAAAATTATCTCTGGGCTGTAGTGGAAGGTTCGAGTGTGGGTAGCCCTGGAGAAGTATTAGCCGATCGCTATTTAGTCATCAGTCAATCTGTTGTATTAGATACCAAGCCAGGCTTATTACCCCAAACCCCAGAACTAGATAATGTCCTCTTAGCCAGAGCTTATCTGAAACTAATTCCCTACCGCTTAAACGTGCCGCAGGTATATGGAGTACTGCCCTTACTAGGCGGGCCATCCTATAAAGAAATATTGCTATTAGAAAAACCACCAGTGTTGGCAGATGAAGCAACCCAACAAGTGAATCTGTACAGTGAATTGACTACAGCTTGGGGTAATGCTACCTCAATGCGGCAACTCAATTGGCTATGGCAGTTAGCTCAGCTTTGGCAACCTCTATTGACTGAAGGCGTCGCTTCTAGCTTACTTGACCCTTTTGTCTTACGGGTAGAAGGGCCATTGGTGCGTTTGTTAGAGTTGCGTTTTGATCCAGTAACAGCACCAACATTACCACAATTAGGTGAATTCTGGCAGCAATTGCTGAGCGAGTCGAAACCAGTCATAGCTGAATTTGTCAACCAAATTAGTAATTCTTTGATTCAGGGAGAGATTAACTCATCTGAGCAATTAATCACAGTTTTAGATCGGGGGCTGGCAGAATTAGGGCGATCACAAACACCCACAATTACCATTGGTACTCAAACCGATACTGGCCCCAGCCGCCAACGTAACGAAGATGCCTGCTATCCTCCCAGTGGCACAGTTCTAAGTAAACCACCTCAACCTACAGCCTTAGCGATCGTCTGTGATGGCATTGGGGGACACGAAGGAGGCAATGTCGCATCAAATTTAGCAATTGAAACGATCCAGCAACAGGTACAGCAACTGACGAAAGTTCCCTACGACCACATCGAGCCTTCACTACTGCTTGCTGACCTAGAATCGGCAGTGGCAGTTGCTAATGACAAAATTAGTCAGCGTAATGACGGTGAACATCGCCAAGGACGTCAACGCATGGGAACAACGTTAGTAATGGCGTTGCCTGTAGCTCACGAAATGTATATTACCCATGTTGGCGATAGTCGTGCTTACTGGATTACACGCCAGGGTTGTTATCAAGTTACCCTTGATGATGATGTCGCTTCTCGCGAGGTGCGGCTAGGCTATGCCGTTTACCGCGAGGCTGTGCAGCAGAGTGCTTCTGGTTCCCTAGTGCAGGCCTTGGGAATGAGTCCTAGCACCTCATTACATCCCACCTCCCAACGGTTTATTCTCGACGAAGATGCTGTTTTTCTACTCACATCCGATGGATTGAGTGATTTTGATCGTGTAGAAGAATACTGGGAAACAGAAGTTTTACCGATTCTCACAGGCGAAGTAGATGTAGCAACTGCTGCCAATAGATTAGTAGAAATTGCTAATACTAAGAATGGACATGATAATGTGACGATCGCTTTAGTACATTATCAAGTTCAATACTGGGAACCAGAAATCACCATCAAAGCAGTCATTCCAGACAGTTCTGCAATTAAAACTGCTAATGTAGCGCCCAGAGCCGCAGGTGGGACAGTCTTAGGCAACCCCAATCAAAAAACTCAGGTAATTCCAGAAAACCAGCCAAGCAAAACCCGCCAATTCCCGCTAGGGCTTATAGTCCTGCTCATAGTGGTAGTAGCAGCAGGTTCTGTAGGATTATTGTGGGGAAGGCTATCGCGATCGTTGTCACTCCCGTTTATCACTCGCTCAGCTCCAAATCCAAGCCAACCGCCATCTGAAGCTACAAAATATGCTGATTTAGTACAAGGCTCAGAAATTAGCAGCGATCAAAAAATACCCTTAAGTAAGACTGCACAAATCTCAAAGGAAGCAAACTTAGTTTACGCCCCAGTCGGTGCTATTTTGCAAGTTCTTGAGAAAAAGCCGATTTCACCACAAGATTATTGGCTACGTATGCGGATATGCCCAAGTGGAGAGACAGTAAATCCTACGAACACTCAACCATCATTAAGAACATCATCTAATTCTCAATCCGCTCCCACGGTCAAACAACCTTTGCTCAAGCAGGGGCAAGATGGCTGGATTCAGCTCTCCCAAATTAAATCACTCAATCCAACTATTTCCAAAGCAGGCAATTCCACTCAATGTCCACCACTGGGGAATACATTACCTACTCCTGTTTCGCCGCAACAAATCAACCCAGCGTCACCCCCTCAAAAAAATGAAACCAGTTAA